A genomic region of Torulaspora delbrueckii CBS 1146 chromosome 7, complete genome contains the following coding sequences:
- the ADH4 gene encoding alcohol dehydrogenase ADH4 gives MRTTLVNRLVYKRPLLSNGVFASLKRSTLQSNTFKRMSSSVTGFYIPPVSYFGEGALEQSIEHLKKKEFSKVLIVTDPGIAKIGLSAKVADLLKKAGVEVSIYDKTQPNPNIQNVVDGLKILKENDAKAVISLGGGSAHDNAKAIALLATNGGQIGDYEGVDRSKNQCLPLFAINTTAGTASEMTRFTIISNEEKKIKMAIIDNNVTPSVAINDPTLMYGLPPALTAATGMDALTHCFEAYVSTAANPITDACALKGIDLIRESLCEVYKNGQDKKARTDMCYAEYLAGMAFNNASLGYVHALAHQLGGFYHLPHGVCNAVLLPHVQKFNTADKVAAKRLGEIALHLGQSAGTAESAVQALHELNKQLNIPRNLKELGVKQEDFDILADNAMNDACHLTNPVQFTKDEVKQILQEAYDC, from the coding sequence ATGAGAACTACATTGGTAAACCGTTTGGTATATAAGCGCCCTCTGCTGAGCAATGGGGTGTTTgcatcattgaagagaagcaCACTACAAAGCAATACTTTTAAGAGaatgtcttcttctgtcACAGGTTTTTACATCCCACCAGTATCTTACTTCGGTGAAGGTGCCCTAGAACAATCGATCGAACATCTAAAGAAAAAGGAGTTCAGCAAGGTTCTGATTGTTACAGATCCTGGTATCGCCAAGATTGGTCTATCCGCTAAGGTTGCCGAcctcttgaagaaagctggTGTGGAAGTTAGCATCTATGATAAGACTCAGCCAAACCCTAATATCCAAAATGTGGTCGAtggtttgaagattctAAAGGAAAACGACGCCAAAGCCGTTATTTCTCTAGGTGGTGGTTCTGCACACGATAACGCTAAGGCTATTGCTTTGTTGGCAACCAACGGTGGTCAGATTGGTGATTATGAAGGTGTCGACAGATCCAAGAACCAATGTCTGCCCTTGTTTGCCATCAACACTACAGCCGGTACCGCATCTGAAATGACCAGATTCACCATTATTTCTAACGAGGAaaaaaagatcaagatgGCTATTATCGACAACAATGTGACCCCAAGTGTGGCCATCAACGACCCAACTTTGATGTACGGTTTACCACCAGCTCTTACAGCTGCTACTGGTATGGATGCCTTGACCCATTGTTTCGAAGCCTACGTGTCCACCGCTGCAAACCCTATTACTGATGCTTGTGCATTGAAGGGTATTGACTTGATCAGAGAGAGCTTATGCGAAGTCTACAAGAATGGTCAAGACAAGAAGGCAAGGACCGACATGTGCTACGCCGAATACTTGGCCGGTATGGCTTTCAACAATGCCTCCCTAGGTTATGTTCACGCACTTGCCCACCAACTTGGAGGTTTCTATCATTTGCCACATGGTGTATGTAACGCTGTTCTACTACCTCATGTTCAAAAGTTCAACACGGCCGACAAAGTCGCTGCCAAGAGACTGGGCGAAATCGCACTACACTTGGGCCAATCCGCAGGTACAGCCGAATCTGCAGTGCAAGCTCTACACGAGCTGAACAAACAATTGAACattccaagaaacttgaaagaGCTTGGTGTTAAGCAAGAGGATTTTGACATTTTGGCCGATAACGCCATGAACGACGCCTGTCACTTGACCAACCCTGTCCAATTCACCAAGGATGAAGTCAAGCAGATTTTGCAAGAGGCTTACGACTGCTAA
- the TDEL0G04780 gene encoding uncharacterized protein: MSEDFTTPQVVDDIEDKRAHSFRRTAKDILAGTISGVAQVLVGQPFDITKVRLQTSQGDSTAYQVIKNLIKDEGLFAFYKGTWAPLLGIGACVSCQFGCNEAMKKYFHVRNGNNPNQGLSLPQYYACGAVSGAANAFLATPIEHVRIRMQIQTKSLNAGEFSGSFDCFKKLLKRGVLMRGLTATMLRTSHGFGIYFLTYEALTNRQISKGIKREDIPTWKVCGFGAISGAFFWAMTYPFDVIKSVMQADKLHLPVHGTNVVQVAKAIYRTRGASAFLKGFAPTMFRSLPVNGATFATFEMAMRVLA, from the coding sequence ATGTCGGAAGATTTCACCACACCGCAAGTGGTTGACGACATTGAGGACAAGAGGGCTCATAGTTTTAGAAGAACTGCAAAGGATATTTTGGCCGGGACCATCAGTGGTGTGGCTCAAGTTCTTGTTGGACAGCCATTCGATATAACCAAAGTGCGGTTGCAAACTTCCCAGGGAGATTCTACAGCTTATCAAGTAATCAAGAACCTTATCAAGGACGAAGGTCTATTTGCATTCTACAAAGGTACCTGGGCACCATTGTTGGGGATTGGCGCATGTGTCTCTTGTCAGTTTGGCTGTAATGAGGCGATGAAAAAATACTTCCACGTACGCAACGGTAATAATCCAAACCAAGGTCTCTCACTTCCTCAGTACTACGCATGCGGTGCAGTCAGTGGTGCTGCCAACGCCTTTTTGGCGACCCCGATCGAGCATGTAAGAATCAGAATGCAAATACAAACCAAATCGTTGAACGCAGGCGAATTTAGCGGATCTTTTGACTGTTTCAAAAAACTGCTCAAGCGAGGCGTTCTTATGAGAGGACTTACAGCCACCATGTTGAGAACTTCCCATGGTTTTGGTATTTATTTCCTCACATACGAAGCTTTGACCAACAGACAAATCAGCAAGGGCATCAAAAGAGAGGATATTCCAACCTGGAAAGTGTGCGGCTTTGGTGCCATCTCTGGTGCCTTCTTTTGGGCAATGACGTACCCATTCGATGTGATCAAGTCAGTAATGCAAGCCGATAAGCTACACTTACCAGTTCATGGCACCAACGTCGTACAAGTCGCCAAAGCCATTTACAGAACTCGAGGAGCGTCAGCCTTTTTAAAGGGTTTTGCACCTACTATGTTCAGATCTTTGCCAGTTAATGGTGCCACATTCGcaacttttgaaatggCCATGCGTGTTCTAGCTTAA
- the TDEL0G04750 gene encoding uncharacterized protein → MVNPFKTPFQNEDQFAVDCQNNGSLEPQFQINRRRNMPIVKAFGQIGYYLFPSENSYDQFKVKGGDFEHLSAEGMGVPLLQFVLRLPSLGMVVGNSPTFVIFKFLLLSTNSPPPAVQHEVVAANGQFCVYKVPFCEIYRYKSFKETEYRLVFPFGNGLGHNCIMKRSFANRDLYTHVGDSNLRWYVPASILYNRDHYKLQILDDCVPSILDDPELKKKKKALKKGRKPNNITIAHYTRTFRDALPHKYAKRANLYVGERADVTSYGIENVPWTTQLLACQGLLIQYVEHMRRKERSNSGSGGGGVGS, encoded by the coding sequence ATGGTAAATCCTTTCAAGACTCCTTTCCAGAATGAGGATCAATTCGCCGTCGACTGTCAGAATAATGGGTCACTTGAGCCGCAATTCCAGATCAATAGACGGCGTAATATGCCGATAGTGAAGGCATTTGGACAAATAGGGTACTATCTGTTTCCAAGTGAAAATTCGTATGACCAATTCAAAGTCAAAGGTGGtgattttgaacatctGAGTGCTGAGGGTATGGGGGTTCCACTTTTGCAGTTTGTTCTTCGATTACCGTCCCTTGGTATGGTCGTTGGTAATTCACCAACATTTgtgatcttcaagttccTATTGTTAAGTACCAACAGTCCTCCTCCGGCTGTGCAACATGAAGTTGTAGCTGCAAATGGTCAGTTTTGCGTATATAAAGTGCCGTTTTGTGAGATTTATCGGTACAAGTCATTTAAGGAGACCGAGTACAGACTAGTGTTTCCATTTGGAAACGGTCTGGGCCATAATTGTATCATGAAGCGTTCATTCGCCAATCGGGACCTATATACGCATGTTGGGGACTCAAATTTACGCTGGTACGTTCCAGCCTCTATTCTATACAATAGAGATCACTATAAGCTTCAGATCTTGGATGATTGTGTTCCAAGTATTCTAGACGATCCTGAACTtaaaaagaagaagaaagcattgaagaagggAAGGAAACCCAATAATATTACCATTGCTCACTACACTAGAACATTTAGGGATGCTTTACCACATAAGTACGCCAAACGTGCGAATTTGTACGTTGGAGAAAGGGCAGATGTGACCTCGTATGGAATAGAGAACGTTCCATGGACCACGCAACTCCTTGCATGTCAGGGGCTCTTGATTCAGTACGTTGAGCACATGAGAAGGAAGGAGAGGTCGAATAGTGGCAGTGGTGGCGGCGGGGTCGGTAGTTGA
- the TDEL0G04770 gene encoding uncharacterized protein: MTMTQRQPIPVTILSGFLGSGKTTLLERILTENHGLKIAVIINDMSQVNVDAALVQQHKVSNQEEKLIQLQNGCICCTLRGDLLEELLGLSEQGAFDYIVIESTGIAEPMQVAETFSTDFSQALLDTPGGIPENEELLLKRVVELGGLEKVAKIDTCVTVVDAANFLSNIETTEFLAQRFGESGQNESERTVTNLMVDQIEFADVIIINKVSRVKKNDLLKIGKMISSLNPVAKILRSDYCKVPIKEIINTGLYDFEKASSSAGWLQSIHEMTLREGFGDKTKSVLTPKPETEEYGVNSFVYNSRRPFHPERLYYLLKDKFFIIEETPTAEEETDNEEGEQEDEEETANEKDEQGDEEEDQDGEEDEVSEEELLKNKKSSPFGPLLRSKGFFWLATRHIMRGEWSSAGLMLTLKGGIPWFDVSGLEGIPEDTAEIIRQEFEEPHGDRRNEIVFIGLGIDKEALAKTLDSCLLTDKEYEKFMKIISQEKNLLKVERKLANTFDDGFEDWILIDDDDVEEEEEEEEEE; encoded by the coding sequence ATGACAATGACTCAAAGACAGCCAATTCCTGTTACAATTCTTTCTGGTTTTCTGGGTTCTGGTAAGACCACTCTCTTGGAGAGAATTCTCACTGAGAACCATGGATTGAAAATTGCTGTTATCATAAATGATATGTCGCAAGTGAACGTGGATGCGGCACTGGTCCAGCAGCATAAAGTTTccaatcaagaagaaaaactgATTCAATTACAAAACGGATGCATTTGTTGTACTCTAAGAGGAGATTTGCTTGAAGAATTGCTAGGTTTATCCGAACAGGGTGCTTTTGATTATATCGTTATCGAATCTACCGGTATTGCCGAGCCTATGCAAGTAGCAGAGACCTTCTCGACTGATTTCTCACAGGCTTTACTAGATACCCCAGGTGGTATAccagagaatgaagaattgtTACTGAAACGGGTGGTCGAACTCGGTGGTTTGGAGAAAGTCGCCAAGATCGATACTTGTGTCACTGTCGTGGACGCAGCAAATTTCCTATCAAACATCGAGACAACTGAATTTCTAgctcaaagatttggtGAGAGTGGTCAGAATGAGTCGGAACGTACAGTGACCAATCTAATGGTAGACCAGATCGAATTCGCGGATGTTATCATCATTAACAAGGTCTCTAgagtcaagaagaatgatctgttgaagatcgGAAAGATGATTAGCAGCTTGAACCCGGTAGCTAAGATTCTACGTTCAGACTATTGTAAAGTACCAATTAAAGAAATTATCAATACCGGTTTGTATGATTTCGAAAAAGCTTCCTCATCGGCGGGCTGGTTGCAAAGTATCCACGAAATGACCTTGAGAGAAGGTTTTGGTGATAAGACTAAAAGTGTCCTGACGCCAAAACCCGAGACTGAAGAGTATGGTGTCAACAGTTTTGTTTACAACTCAAGAAGACCTTTTCATCCAGAAAGGTTGTATTATTTATTAAAGGACAAGTTCtttatcattgaagaaactcCAACggcagaagaagagaccGACAACGAAGAAggtgaacaagaagatgaagaagagactGCTAAcgaaaaagatgaacaaggagatgaagaagaggaccAAGAcggagaagaagatgaagttagcgaggaagaattgttaaagaacaagaaaagtTCACCTTTTGGACCGTTGCTTAGATCGAAGGGGTTCTTCTGGTTAGCCACAAGACACATAATGAGGGGTGAATGGTCATCTGCTGGTCTCAtgttgactttgaaaggtggTATCCCATGGTTTGATGTCAGTGGCCTCGAAGGTATCCCAGAAGATACCGCAGAGATTATTCGCCaggaatttgaagaacctCATGGTGATAGACGTAACGAAATTGTTTTCATTGGTCTTGGCATTGATAAAGAAGCACTCGCGAAAACCTTGGATAGTTGTCTGCTGACTGATAAGGAATACGAGAAATTCATGAAAATTATCAGCCAAGAGAAAAACCTCCTGAAGGTCGAAAGAAAGCTCGCAAATACCTTCGATGACGGCTTCGAAGACTGGATTTTGATCGACGACGACGACgtagaagaagaggaagaagaggaagaagaagaatag
- the SIT1 gene encoding siderophore transporter, with protein sequence MSVVNGKEQTKFETANSELSSHTHEDAGEEKDAGVHNIEVFTAQYDHIGYRLMLFFSIFLISYAYGLDQNIRYTLQTYATNSYSQHSLLATVNCIIAVIAAPGQVCFARAADIFGRFTVLIVAVIFYVMGTIIESQATNVSRFAAGACFYRLGITGLMLMMEVIAMDFSNLNWRLLASFVPALPFIINTWISGNVLTAIGTNWKWGIGMWAFILPLSCIPLGFCMLHMRYLAHKNAKDQLRSEFKLFKTMSWYEYIVEVFFWRLDFPGLILICVTFGCILIPFTLGGGLNEKWKTAGIIVPEVIGWVVALPLYMIWESKYARHPLTPWKLIKDRGIFSALIIAFHINFIWYMQGDYMFTVLRVAVNESNSSAQRITSLYSFVSVITGTLLGLVIVKVRRTKKFILFGIVCWFISFGLLVHFRGDSSSHSGIIGSLCLMGFGAGFFTYTTQASIQASTKHHENLAVITSLYLATYNIGSAVGAAVSGAIWTNVLPKEIGKRLNDATLTQQAYLEPLTFILTYTWETIERQAVVLAYRYTQKVLCIVGLCFCAPLLFSAFLLRDHRLGDVIALEDLDEKNLAEDEESGKFWGKYFRFARKHED encoded by the coding sequence ATGTCTGTGGTAAACGGTAAGGAACAGACAAAGTTCGAAACTGCGAACAGTGAGCTCAGCTCTCACACGCATGAGGatgctggtgaagaaaaggatGCCGGTGTGCATAATATCGAGGTTTTTACAGCGCAATACGATCATATTGGCTACCGTCTTATGTTATTCTTCTCGATCTTTTTGATATCATATGCTTATGGGTTGGACCAGAACATCCGTTatactttgcaaacttATGCAACAAATTCTTACTCTCAACACTCTTTGCTTGCAACTGTGAACTGTATTATTGCAGTGATTGCCGCTCCAGGTCAGGTGTGTTTCGCTCGTGCTGCTGATATCTTTGGTAGATTCACAGTGCTGATCGTTGCAGTTATATTCTATGTGATGGGTACGATTATTGAGAGTCAAGCCACGAATGTTTCTCGTTTTGCTGCAGGTGCTTGTTTCTATAGACTTGGTATTACTGGTCTTATGTTGATGATGGAAGTTATCGCTATGGATTTCTCGAATTTGAACTGGAGACTGTTGGCATCATTCGTGCCTGCTTTACCGTTCATTATCAATACCTGGATTAGTGGTAATGTCCTTACTGCCATCGGGACCAACTGGAAATGGGGTATTGGTATGTGGGCTTTCATCTTGCCACTTTCGTGCATCCCATTAGGATTTTGCATGCTGCACATGAGATACTTGGCACACAAGAACGCTAAAGACCAATTGAGAAGTGAGTTTAAACTTTTTAAGACAATGTCGTGGTACGAGTACATTGTCGAGGTTTTCTTCTGGAGACTGGATTTCCCCGGATTGATCTTGATCTGTGTTACTTTTGGTTGTATCTTGATTCCATTCACGCTGGGCGGTGGTTTGAACGAAAAGTGGAAGACCGCTGGAATCATCGTTCCTGAAGTTATCGGATGGGTTGTGGCCTTGCCTCTCTACATGATTTGGGAATCCAAGTATGCCAGACACCCATTGACACCATGgaaattgatcaaggatCGTGGTATCTTTTCTGCTCTAATCATTGCATTTCacatcaacttcatctgGTACATGCAAGGTGACTACATGTTCACCGTGCTAAGAGTTGCTGTCAATGAATCTAACTCCTCCGCTCAAAGAATTACCAGTCTGTACTCGTTTGTTTCTGTGATCACTGGTACCCTTCTCGGTTTGGTTATTGTGAAAGTgagaagaaccaaaaagTTCATTCTTTTCGGTATCGTCTGCTGGTTCATTTCTTTTGGACTGCTGGTCCACTTCCGTGGTGACTCGTCTTCACATTCCGGTATCATTGGTTCCCTATGTCTAATGGGTTTTGGAGCAGGTTTTTTCACATACACAACACAAGCGTCAATCCAAGCCTCGACGAAACACCACGAGAACTTAGCCGTCATCACTTCTCTCTACTTGGCCACTTATAACATCGGTTCCGCCGTTGGTGCTGCAGTTTCCGGTGCTATCTGGACCAATGTGCTACCAAAAGAGATCGGCAAGAGATTGAACGACGCAACTCTTACACAGCAAGCTTATTTGGAGCCATTGACATTTATTCTCACTTATACATGGGAAACCATCGAGAGACAAGCGGTTGTCCTCGCTTACAGATACACACAAAAGGTCTTATGTATAGTCGGGCTATGCTTCTGCGCGCCATTACTATTCTCTGCTTTCTTACTCAGAGACCACAGATTGGGCGATGTGATAGCATTGGAAGATCTCgatgagaagaacttggccgaagatgaagagtcCGGGAAGTTCTGGGGCAAATACTTTCGTTTCGCTAGAAAACATGAGGACTAA
- the TDEL0G04760 gene encoding uncharacterized protein, whose translation MNDPNGLWYDAKEELYHMYFQYNPEDNIWGSPLYWGHAVSDDLTTWEERGIALGPKTNDSAAFSGSAVVDVDNTSGFFNDTTDPRQRVVAIWTHNAPDKQSQYVSYSVDGGDTFIEYENNPVLDLNSTQFRDPKVIWHEETKKWIMIVAMSQKYEIAIYSSDDLVDWTYESAFGNAGYLGFQYECPGLVKVPVVQTEQGGLTVSNLTYPNTTSYNSTYFNATNTSTVNNEAWVMFLSIYPGGPLGGSATQYFIGDFNGTHFEPFTTQARFLDLGKDYYAVQTFYNSPNADEVLGIAWASNWQYAQNVPTYEWRSSMSLARNFTLREYSPNPESVQLNLNSEPVLNANPVEAQNATFSFEDELLLIDNELSGNFPSNISATAIEFEIEWSVNEIAFNITELNGFVLSLATDDYDEFLTFGYEANAQSFFFNRGNTEEPFVYANPFFNEKLSVYLEPYSTSSNGTNTYKVHGIVDQNIAELYFNDGSVVSTNLFFTTPGNQLTWWSVDTSIDGGFKLDNFTISVLDV comes from the coding sequence ATGAACGATCCAAATGGGTTGTGGTACGATGCGAAGGAGGAACTTTACCACATGTACTTCCAGTACAACCCAGAAGACAATATTTGGGGTTCACCATTGTATTGGGGTCATGCAGTCTCTGATGATTTGACTACTTGGGAAGAAAGAGGTATTGCCTTAGGACCAAAAACCAATGACTCGGCGGCATTCTCTGGTAGTGCTGTGGTTGATGTCGACAACACTTctggatttttcaatgatacTACTGACCCAAGACAAAGAGTTGTGGCAATCTGGACTCATAACGCACCTGACAAGCAATCCCAATACGTTAGTTACTCTGTTGATGGTGGTGACACTTTCATCGAGTATGAGAACAACCCTGTGCTAGATCTGAACTCAACTCAGTTTAGAGATCCTAAGGTTATCTGGCACGAGGAGACTAAGAAATGGATTATGATTGTTGCTATGTCTCAAAAATACGAGATTGCAATTTATTCTTCCGATGACTTGGTTGATTGGACATATGAATCTGCCTTTGGTAATGCAGGGTATTTGGGATTCCAATATGAGTGTCCCGGGTTGGTTAAGGTTCCAGTCGTCCAAACGGAACAAGGTGGTTTGACTGTCTCCAACTTGACTTATCCAAACACCACTTCTTACAACAGCACTTATTTCAATGCCACAAACACATCGACTGTGAACAACGAAGCTTGGGTTATGTTCTTGTCTATCTATCCTGGTGGCCCACTAGGTGGTTCTGCTACTCAGTATTTCATTGGTGATTTCAATGGTACCCACTTCGAGCCATTTACGACCCAAGCTAGATTCTTGGATCTAGGTAAGGACTATTACGCCGTCCAAACCTTCTACAATTCTCCAAACGCTGATGAAGTTTTGGGTATCGCATGGGCTTCTAACTGGCAATATGCTCAAAATGTTCCTACCTATGAGTGGAGATCTTCGATGTCTTTGGCCAGAAACTTCACCTTGAGAGAATATTCGCCAAACCCTGAGTCGGtccaattgaacttgaatAGTGAGCCGGTCTTGAACGCCAACCCAGTGGAGGCCCAAAATGCCACCTTTTCCTTCGAGGATGAACTTCTGTTGATTGACAATGAATTGTCGGGAAATTTCCCTAGCAACATCAGTGCTACAGCCatcgaatttgaaataGAGTGGTCTGTTAACGAAATCGCATTCAACATTACCGAATTGAATGGATTTGTTTTAAGTTTGGCCACCGATGATTACGATGAGTTCTTGACTTTTGGCTACGAAGCTAATGCGcaatcattcttcttcaatagaGGTAACACTGAGGAGCCTTTCGTCTACGCTAACCCATTTTTCAACGAAAAACTATCTGTCTATTTGGAGCCATACTCGACTTCAAGCAACGGTACCAACACTTACAAGGTTCATGGTattgttgatcaaaataTTGCAGAATTGTATTTCAATGATGGTTCAGTTGTTAGCACCAATCTATTTTTCACTACCCCAGGAAACCAACTAACCTGGTGGTCCGTCGATACTAGTATCGATGGTGGATTCAAACTCGACAACTTCACGATCAGCGTCTTGGACGTTTGA
- the JEN1 gene encoding monocarboxylate/H+ symporter, translated as MPVAPLKLYHNPSLPAERAQDALDDAALEQIYSRDEEVEYRDHDDTDDGDFKVSVREYAVTRFTSLLHIHKVSAENLNPIPELRKMTLQNWNYFFMGYLAWLCAAWAFFCVSVSAGSLSKLYGKTTHDITWGLSLVLFVRSAGAIIFGTWTDRYSRKWPFITCLLIFAVAQLCTPFCDTYSKFLGVRWLTGISMGGIYACASATAIEDAPVKARSFLSGLFFSAYAMGFIFAIIFNRAFSSVGGSNSWKIQFWFSMWLPLSLAAWRLLWPETNYFTKVLKARKLIAKDAIEANGGQPLPKLSFKQKWVNIKSTVRRHWVHFVYLVLLLVGPNYLTHASQDLLPTMLRSQLGLSEDAVTVIVVVTNLGAICGGMIFGQLMEITGRRLGLIIACTMGGCFIYPAFMLRTKEAILGAGFMCYFCVFGVWGILPIHMAELAPADARALVSGLAYQLGNLASAASATIETQLAERYPLARNAAGEVTKNDYAKVMAILTGSVFIFTLVCVFVGHEKFHHDLSSPTMKKYIDQVDDLESDGVSVSEYVTQELKSAPMNFSESNRSKASDEQVEIA; from the coding sequence ATGCCTGTTGCACCTCTAAAATTATACCATAACCCTTCGCTTCCAGCCGAGAGAGCTCAGGACGCTCTCGACGATGCTGCTCTCGAGCAAATTTATAGcagagatgaagaagtcgaaTATAGGGACCATGATGATACTGATGATGGAGATTTTAAAGTGAGTGTGCGTGAATACGCGGTGACTCGTTTCACTTCGTTGTTGCATATTCATAAGGTTAGTGCGGAAAATTTGAATCCTATTCCAGAATTGCGTAAGATGACTCTACAGAATTGGAATTATTTTTTTATGGGATATCTGGCGTGGCTCTGTGCTGCATGGGCCTTTTTCTGTGTTTCTGTGAGTGCTGGTTCGCTCAGTAAGCTTTACGGTAAGACTACACATGATATTACTTGGGGTTTGTCGCTTGTTTTATTCGTTAGGTCTGCAGGTGCGATAATCTTTGGTACCTGGACCGATCGTTATTCGAGAAAATGGCCTTTTATTACCTGTTTGTTGATTTTTGCTGTGGCTCAATTGTGTACACCTTTCTGCGATACTTATAGCAAGTTTCTGGGAGTACGGTGGTTGACTGGTATCTCTATGGGTGGTATCTATGCATGTGCATCTGCGACTGCTATCGAGGATGCACCAGTCAAGGCCCGTTCGTTCTTGTCGGGGTTGTTCTTCTCTGCATACGCGATGGGGTTCATCTTTGCAATTATCTTCAACAGGGCTTTCTCCAGCGTCGGCGGTTCAAACTCGTGGAAGATCCAGTTCTGGTTTAGTATGTGGTTACCACTTTCGCTTGCGGCATGGAGATTACTATGGCCAGAGACAAATTATTTCACAAAGGTGTTGAAGGCACGTAAGCTTATTGCGAAGGATGCGATTGAAGCTAATGGAGGTCAGCCTTTACCCAAATTATCTTTCAAGCAAAAATGGGTCAATATTAAATCTACCGTTAGAAGACATTGGGTTCATTTCGTTTACCTAGTGCTACTGCTTGTTGGACCAAACTACTTGACACACGCTTCTCAGGATCTACTGCCAACAATGTTGCGTTCCCAATTGGGATTATCTGAGGACGCGGTTACTGTGATCGTCGTTGTTACTAACTTGGGGGCTATCTGTGGTGGTATGATCTTCGGTCAGCTCATGGAAATTACCGGTAGAAGATTGGGGCTTATCATCGCCTGTACCATGGGAGGTTGCTTCATCTACCCAGCATTCATGCTACGTACGAAAGAGGCCATCTTGGGAGCTGGATTCATGTGTTACTTCTGTGTCTTTGGTGTCTGGGGGATTTTACCCATTCACATGGCCGAATTGGCTCCAGCAGACGCAAGAGCTTTGGTCTCTGGTTTGGCTTACCAATTAGGTAACTTGGCATCGGCTGCTTCGGCTACGATAGAGACCCAGCTGGCCGAAAGGTACCCTCTAGCTAGAAACGCCGCTGGTGAAGTCACTAAGAATGATTACGCAAAAGTTATGGCTATTCTTACTGGTTCagtcttcatcttcactttAGTCTGTGTCTTTGTCGGTCATGAGAAATTCCACCATGATTTATCTTCCCCAACCATGAAAAAATACATCGATCAAGTGGATGACTTGGAGTCCGATGGTGTCTCTGTCAGTGAGTACGTTACTcaggaattgaagagtgCACCAATGAACTTTTCAGAATCCAACAGATCAAAGGCCTCTGACGAACAAGTCGAAATAGCCTGA